A portion of the Bdellovibrio bacteriovorus genome contains these proteins:
- a CDS encoding protein-glutamine glutaminase family protein: protein MSLQFARAEELSIEELIQRNVVDACDKLNKPKTTCQVHKELKPKKSAVVETAAAEAPIEETLQAKNLNRCDSSRADIPAQTEMTSYSEKKFPVSRLTESDVQDVFKYVNKQKSRYLIKDGWAATGVCAARSHLIADDIAKDCKVESGKVFVSPSRSAATLWMFKNSLWVEAKGRKFRWDEFHVANVVYVEKNGQAEPYVIDPILFDKAVPLNQWEALVKSQDPSASSWVTSSRAFGQSDRHEDDPNGFMNTQRAHEAIEKAQRDERLMRKPRP, encoded by the coding sequence TTGAGCCTGCAATTTGCGCGGGCCGAAGAGCTGTCCATCGAAGAACTTATTCAACGCAATGTTGTCGATGCCTGCGATAAGCTAAATAAACCTAAAACAACCTGCCAGGTTCATAAGGAGCTCAAACCCAAGAAGTCCGCCGTTGTTGAGACCGCCGCGGCAGAGGCCCCCATCGAAGAAACCTTGCAAGCAAAAAACTTAAATCGTTGCGACTCGTCCCGCGCCGATATTCCGGCTCAGACCGAAATGACCAGCTATTCTGAAAAAAAATTCCCCGTCAGTCGCTTAACTGAAAGTGACGTGCAGGATGTTTTTAAATACGTGAACAAACAAAAAAGTCGCTACCTTATCAAGGACGGCTGGGCTGCTACCGGAGTTTGCGCGGCGAGGTCCCACTTAATCGCAGATGATATCGCGAAAGATTGTAAAGTGGAGAGTGGCAAGGTCTTCGTGAGTCCTTCACGGTCGGCGGCGACTCTTTGGATGTTTAAAAACTCATTGTGGGTCGAAGCCAAGGGTCGAAAGTTTCGCTGGGATGAGTTCCATGTAGCGAATGTGGTGTACGTTGAAAAAAATGGCCAGGCAGAACCCTACGTGATTGATCCCATTCTTTTTGATAAAGCGGTGCCATTAAATCAGTGGGAAGCCTTGGTGAAGAGTCAGGATCCTTCGGCCAGTTCGTGGGTTACGAGCAGTAGGGCATTTGGTCAGTCGGATCGACATGAAGATGATCCAAATGGTTTTATGAACACCCAACGAGCCCATGAAGCCATTGAAAAAGCCCAACGTGATGAGCGCCTCATGCGTAAGCCAAGACCCTAG